GCGGGGTGGGGCGGCGCAGCCGGCCGTTGATCCAGTGCCCGAAGTGGTCGAGGGAGGGGCCGGAGAGGGAGGTGAACGACGCGATGCGGCCCTCCGTGCGCTCCACCGTGGTGAACTCCCAGCCCTGCACCGAGCCCCAGTCGTGGCCCACGAGGTGCACCGGGCGGTCCGGGCTGACGGCGTCGAGCACGGCGGTGAAGTCGTCCGTGAGCTTCTCCAGCGTGAAGCCGCCCTTCAGCGGCTTCGGCGCGGTGGAGCGCCCGTGGCCGCGGACGTCGTACAGCACGACGTGGCAGCGCTCGGCGAGCCGGGACGCGACCTGGGACCACACCTCCTTGCTGTCGGGATAGCCGTGCAGCAGCACGACCGTCGGCTGCCCGGCGTCCCCCAGCTCCGCCACGCACAGCTCGACCCCGCCGGTCCTGACCCACCGCTCCCGCACGGCCACGCCGCCCCACTCGCTCACGCCACCCGCCCTTTCTCCTGCACCCGCCCCCGCGCTTCCCCCTGCCCGCCGCCCGGCGCCTCCTCCGCCGGCTCCCCGTCCGCCTCCGCCTCCTGCCACCGCCGCACGTGCGGCAGGTCGTCGTCCAGCCAGAACGCGCTCTCCTCCGCGTCCCGCGAGTCCGTCACCACCAGCAGCTCCTCGAACTTCGCCCCCGTGCCGCGGAAGCCCAGGTGCGGCTCCACCGCCCACAGCCCCGGCCGCGGCGGATGCTGCGAGAACCGGTGCGGGCTCCACAGCGGCGACCATCCCTCGCGGTGCCCGCGCAGGGCGTCCTTCGCCAGCCCTTTCAGGCTCTGCGTGCCGAAGCCGAACACGTGCGGCGAGAAGCGCCGCTCCCGGACGCGGTCGACCTTGTGCGCGATGACGCCGAACGGATAGGCCCGGTGCCGGTTGTGATAGCCCTGGCGAACCATGAGGCGCTCCACGTCCTCGTATATCTCCCGCAGGGGGCGGCGCTCGCGCACCTCGCGCAGGATCAGCTCCCGGTGCACCCTCAGGTCGCGCATGAGCCGGTCGTGCACGGGATTCGGCCCGAGCGAGCCGGAATAGCCCACGTCGGCCGTATGCCCGCCGTGCACCGGCGCGAGGTCGAGGATGAACGGCATACCGGGCGCCAGCTCCCGGTTCGTCGGGAAGAACTGCAGCGGCACCCGGAAGCCCGCGAACGCCGTCCGGTCGCCGAACCACGCGAACGGCAGGTGGAACCAGTCCCGCACGCCGCGCTCGCGCAGCCACTCCCGCTGCATCCGCGCCGCCTCCCGCTCCGTGACCCCCGGCCGGAGCTGCGCCGCCACCGCCTCCGCGCACTCGTACGCCAGCCGCTGCACACTTCTGAACCCCCGCAGAGCCGCCGAGGACTCGGTGAGTGTCATCAGTCCGCCCCTCCCCTTCCGCCAACCGGATTCCGCACCCGAAAACCGCACCTCAAAACGCACCCGAAACCGCGCCGCCGCAGCCGACCCGGCCTCGCCCGGCCCCGCCCCAAAAGCTGACACCAACGACTGTGACATCGCCCCATGGCTCCGTCAATGCCCGCAGTCGCCTTGTGGATACCGTCGGTAACCTCAGGGTTCCCGCCCCCTTCCCCCTACGGGTCCGTCCCTCCCCGGTCGTATCCGGCAACCATCGCCAGGTCTGACGACCCCGCGCCCCCGCGCCACTACCGTCGTGCAACGTGACAGTCATCGCCACCGAGAACCTGAGCAAACGGTTTCCCCGGGTCACCGCGCTCGACGGCCTCACCCTCGACATCGGCCCCGGGGTCACGGGCCTGGTCGGCGCCAACGGCGCCGGCAAGTCCACGCTGATCAAGATCCTGCTCGGCCTGTCCCCCGCCTCCGAGGGCTCCGCCACCGTGCTCGGCCTCGACGTGGCCGCCGGCAGCGACACCGCCGCCACCATCCGCGAGCGCGTCGGCTACATGCCGGAACACGACTGCCTGCCGCCCGACGTCTCCGCCACGGAGTTCGTCGTCCACATGGCGCGCATGTCCGGCCTTCCCGCCACCGCGGCCCGCGAGCGCACCGCCGACACCCTGCGCCACGTCGGCTTGTACGAGGAGCGCTACCGCCCCATCGGCGGCTACTCGACCGGCATGAAGCAGCGCGTCAAGCTCGCCCAGGCCCTCGTGCACGACCCGCAGCTCGTCTTCCTCGACGAGCCGACCAACGGCCTCGACCCCGTCGGCCGCGACGACATGCTCGGCCTCATCCGCCGCGTACACGCCGACTTCGGCATCTCCGTCCTCGTCACCTCGCACCTCCTCGGCGAGCTGGAACGCACCTGCGACCACGTCGTCGTCATCGACGGCGGGCGGCTGCTGCGCTCCAGCTCCACCAGCGACTTCACGCAGACCACCGCCACCCTCGCGGTCGAGGTGACCGACACCGACGCCCACCCCGACGGCACCGCCACCCTGCGCAAGGCGCTCGCGGGCGCGGGCCTGGGGATCACCGCGGACGGCCGGCTGCTGTACGTCGAGGCCGAGGACGACGGCACGTACGACGTCGTACGGGACGCGGTGGCCGGTCTCGGCCTCGGGCTGGTGCGCATGGAGCAGCGCAGGCACCGGATCGCGGAGATCTTCCGCGACGACGACACCCTCCCGGCGAGCACGAGCACGAGCACGAGCACAAGCGAGAACGCGAGCGCAGACACGAATCCCAGCACCCCCGCGACCGACCCCGCAGGAAGCCCTCATGCCCACTGACGCGCCCGCCACCGGCAACTCCGGCGCCACCGGCAAACCCGGCGCGCCCGCCGAAGCCCCCGGCACGAGCACCCCCGCCGCCACCGACGTCATCCACGACATCGGCTACCGCCACTACGAAGGCCCCCGCCTCGGCCGCGGCTACGCCCGCCGCTCCCTGTTCACCCAGTCCCTGCGCGCCGCGTACGGCCTCGGCCGCTCCGCCAAGTCCAAGGTCCCGCCCGCGCTCCTCTTCGGCATCATGTGCCTGGTCGCGCTCATCCTCGTCGCCGTCGCCATCGGCACGAGCATGGACGAACTGCCGCTGGAGTACACCGACTACGCGATCTACCTCCAGCCCGTCATCTTCCTCTTCATCGCCGCCCAGGCCCCCGTGTCCGTCTCCCGCGACCTGCGGTTCCGCACCGTCCCGCTCTACTTCTCCCGCCCCGTCGAACGCCTCGACTACGTCTCCGCCAAGTACGCGGCGATGGCCGGCGCGCTCTTCATCCTCACCGCCACCCCCCTGCTGATCCTCTATGTCGGCGCGCTGCTGGCGAAGCTCGACTTCACCGACCAGACCAAGGGCTTCGCCCAGGCGCTCCTCTCGGTCGCCCTGCTCTCCGTGCTCTTCGCCGGCATCGGCCTGGCCATCGCCGCCCTCACCCCGCGCCGCGGCTTCGGCGTCGCCGCCGTCATCGCCGCGTTCATCGTGCCTTTCGGCGCGGTCGGCGCGCTGCAGGGCATCGCGTGGGAGCAGGACAACCTCGGCGCCATCGGCTGGTTCGCGCTCTTCTCGCCCATCGGCATCATCGACAACATCCAGTCGACGTTCCTCGGCGCGACCCCCAGCACCGCCTCCCCCGAGCCCGTCGACCCGTCCACCGCGGCCGGCGGCGCCGCGCTGCTGGTCGCGCTCGCGCTCGCCGCCGGCTGCTTCCTCTTCCTGCTGCGCCGCTACCGAAAGGCCGGGCTGTGACCACCATCCGGATCGACAGCGTCTCCCGCTGGTTCGGCAACGTCGTCGCCGTCAACGACGTGAGCATGGCCATCGGCCCGGGCGTCACGGGCCTCCTCGGCCCCAACGGCGCCGGTAAGTCGACCCTCATCAACATGATGGCCGGCTTCCTCCCCCCCTCCACCGGCGCGGTCACTCTCGACGGTGTGCGCATCTGGCGCAACGAGCGGGTCTACAAGCAGATCGGGCTCGTCCCCGAGCGGGAGGCGATGTACGACTTCCTCACCGGCCGCGAGTTCGTCCTCGCCAACGCCGAGCTGCACGGCCTCGGCGCCGAGGCCGCGCGCAAGGCGCTGGCCACGGTCGAGATGGAGTACGCGCAGAATCGCCGCATCAGCACGTACAGCAAAGGCATGCGCCAGCGCGTGAAGATGGCCTCCGCCCTCGTCCACGAGCCCGACGTGCTGCTCCTCGACGAGCCGTTCAACGGCATGGACCCGCGCCAGCGCATGCACCTCATGGACCTGCTGCGGCAGATGGGCGCCGCCGGCCGCACCGTGCTCTTCTCCTCGCACATCCTGGAGGAGGTCGAGCAACTCGCCGCGCACATCGAGGTGATCGTCGCCGGCCGGCACGCCGCGTCCGGCGACTTCCGCAAGATCCGCCGGCTGATGACCGACCGCCCGCACCACTACGCCGTACGCTCCAGCGACGACCGCGCGCTGGCCTCCGCGCTCATCGCCGACCCGTCCACCGCCGGGCTCGAACTCGACCGGCGCGACGGCGTCCTGCACATCCAGGCCGTCGACTTCGCCCGCTTCACCGAGCTGCTGCCGCGCGTCGCCAGGGACCACGGCATCCGCCTCTACGAGGTCTCGCCCTCCGACGAGTCCCTCGAATCCGTCTTCTCGTACCTGGTCGCGGCCTGAGGAGCGAAGAACACGATGCTGTACCACCCCACCGTCGCCCGGCTCACCCAGCGGGCCATCCTCGGCCGCCGCCGGGCGCTCATCCTGCTCCTGCTGCCCGTGCTGCTCATCGTCATCGCCATCGTCGTACGCGCCCTCGTCGGCGCCGACGACGAGGTCACCGCCGACCTCCTCGGCGGCTTCGCGCTGGCGACCATGGTGCCGCTCATCGGCGTCATCGCCGGCACGGGCGCCATCGGCCCGGAGATCGACGACAGTTCGATCGTCTATCTGCTCGCGAAGCCCGTGCCGCGCCCGACGATCATCCTCACCAAGCTGATCGTCGCGGTGAGCGTGACCGTCGCGTTCTCCGCGCTCCCCACGCTGGTCGCCGGGGTCATCCTCGGCGGCAACGGCAGCCGCCTGGCGGTCGCGTACGCCCTGGCCGCCGCGGTCGCCTCCGTCGCGTACGCCGCCTTCTTCCTGATGCTCGGCACGATCTCGCGGCACGCGGTGGTCTTCGGGCTCGTCTACGCGCTGGTGTGGGAGGCCCTGCTCGGCAGCCTCGTCGACGGCGTGAAGACGCTCAGCATCCAGCAGTGGGCGCTGGCGGTGGGCGAGAGGATCGGCCAGGGCGGCCACGTGGTCTCCGACGTGGCACTGCCGGTGGCGACGGTCCTGCTGGTCGTGGTCACGGCGGGCGCGACGTGGTTCGCCGCCCAGCGCCTGCGGTCGCTGACGCTGGCGGGCGAGGAGTAGATTCCAGGGCGGGGGATGCCTGTGACGTTCGAGATGATTGCGGATCCTCCGGCCCGTACCGCCGCGTTCGAACCGCACCTGGACGGGCTGCTGGAACTCTTCAGCCCCGCCTGGGCCGTTCCGGACGGGGCCGGGGAGAGCGCGTACCGCCGGTGCGAGGTCAAGCGCCGGGAGATCGGCCGGGCCGCCGAGGCCGGCCCCGACCGTACGCGCCGGCACGCCGCCCCGCTCCTCCAGGCCGCCGTTCTCGACCACTGCCGCAGCGGGATCAACCAGCTAGTACGCCCCCTGGTCAAGGCCCTCGGGCACCGCTGGACGCAGGAGGGGATCGTCTCCTACGTCCGCACCGGGCGGAGCAGCAGGGGGAAGAGCCGGGACCGCGAGGACGTCTTCGCCCAACGCGCCGCCCGGGGCGCCGCCCTGGGCGAGTGCGCACTTCCGCAGGTATCTCGGGCGTGTATCCGAGATCACCCGGCTCAAGGCCGAGGACGGCGGCCCGATGGACATCGGCGGCGCGACGCTCGCCGGGGCGGCCATGCGGGCCGGGCTGATCGACGAGTACGTGCTGGCCACCGCGCCGGTCCTGGTGGGCGGCGGGACGCCGTTCTTCGCCGCGCTGGACGGCCAGGTGAACCTGGACCTGGTGGAGACGCGGACGTTTCCCGGCGGCGTGGTCCTGACCAGGTACGAGACGAGGCGCTGAGCAGCTTCCCGCTGTCTCACCACACGCCGCGGGTCAGGTCTGGGCCATGTCCACGAAGCGGGAGTAGTGGCCCTGGAACGCCACCGTGATCGTCGCCGTCGGGCCGTTGCGGTGCTTCGCGACGATCAGGTCCGCCTCGCCGGCGCGTGGCGACTCCTTTTCGTACGCGTCCTCACGGTGCAACAGGATGACCATGTCAGCATCCTGTTCGATACTATTGTGCACGCTGATCCCGTTGGCGATGAAGTTGTGCGTGCCGAGCACGGTGGCGTCGTAGACCTCCTGCTCGCCCAGGGCCTC
The Streptomyces sp. CNQ-509 DNA segment above includes these coding regions:
- a CDS encoding M24 family metallopeptidase translates to MTLTESSAALRGFRSVQRLAYECAEAVAAQLRPGVTEREAARMQREWLRERGVRDWFHLPFAWFGDRTAFAGFRVPLQFFPTNRELAPGMPFILDLAPVHGGHTADVGYSGSLGPNPVHDRLMRDLRVHRELILREVRERRPLREIYEDVERLMVRQGYHNRHRAYPFGVIAHKVDRVRERRFSPHVFGFGTQSLKGLAKDALRGHREGWSPLWSPHRFSQHPPRPGLWAVEPHLGFRGTGAKFEELLVVTDSRDAEESAFWLDDDLPHVRRWQEAEADGEPAEEAPGGGQGEARGRVQEKGRVA
- a CDS encoding ABC transporter ATP-binding protein, giving the protein MTVIATENLSKRFPRVTALDGLTLDIGPGVTGLVGANGAGKSTLIKILLGLSPASEGSATVLGLDVAAGSDTAATIRERVGYMPEHDCLPPDVSATEFVVHMARMSGLPATAARERTADTLRHVGLYEERYRPIGGYSTGMKQRVKLAQALVHDPQLVFLDEPTNGLDPVGRDDMLGLIRRVHADFGISVLVTSHLLGELERTCDHVVVIDGGRLLRSSSTSDFTQTTATLAVEVTDTDAHPDGTATLRKALAGAGLGITADGRLLYVEAEDDGTYDVVRDAVAGLGLGLVRMEQRRHRIAEIFRDDDTLPASTSTSTSTSENASADTNPSTPATDPAGSPHAH
- a CDS encoding ABC transporter permease produces the protein MPTDAPATGNSGATGKPGAPAEAPGTSTPAATDVIHDIGYRHYEGPRLGRGYARRSLFTQSLRAAYGLGRSAKSKVPPALLFGIMCLVALILVAVAIGTSMDELPLEYTDYAIYLQPVIFLFIAAQAPVSVSRDLRFRTVPLYFSRPVERLDYVSAKYAAMAGALFILTATPLLILYVGALLAKLDFTDQTKGFAQALLSVALLSVLFAGIGLAIAALTPRRGFGVAAVIAAFIVPFGAVGALQGIAWEQDNLGAIGWFALFSPIGIIDNIQSTFLGATPSTASPEPVDPSTAAGGAALLVALALAAGCFLFLLRRYRKAGL
- a CDS encoding ABC transporter ATP-binding protein, with protein sequence MTTIRIDSVSRWFGNVVAVNDVSMAIGPGVTGLLGPNGAGKSTLINMMAGFLPPSTGAVTLDGVRIWRNERVYKQIGLVPEREAMYDFLTGREFVLANAELHGLGAEAARKALATVEMEYAQNRRISTYSKGMRQRVKMASALVHEPDVLLLDEPFNGMDPRQRMHLMDLLRQMGAAGRTVLFSSHILEEVEQLAAHIEVIVAGRHAASGDFRKIRRLMTDRPHHYAVRSSDDRALASALIADPSTAGLELDRRDGVLHIQAVDFARFTELLPRVARDHGIRLYEVSPSDESLESVFSYLVAA
- a CDS encoding ABC transporter permease subunit; translation: MYHPTVARLTQRAILGRRRALILLLLPVLLIVIAIVVRALVGADDEVTADLLGGFALATMVPLIGVIAGTGAIGPEIDDSSIVYLLAKPVPRPTIILTKLIVAVSVTVAFSALPTLVAGVILGGNGSRLAVAYALAAAVASVAYAAFFLMLGTISRHAVVFGLVYALVWEALLGSLVDGVKTLSIQQWALAVGERIGQGGHVVSDVALPVATVLLVVVTAGATWFAAQRLRSLTLAGEE